Proteins encoded by one window of Salvia splendens isolate huo1 chromosome 14, SspV2, whole genome shotgun sequence:
- the LOC121765222 gene encoding probable LRR receptor-like serine/threonine-protein kinase At1g74360: protein MSEDESDHLLLRAAVVVFLLLITGELVIGQSSLETDRDILLQLQAFLKRENPIAENRGKYIKWNPDDASPCAWEGITCDNSTNRVNSIDLSDCNVAGDLFDNFSALTELSHLDLSSNTIGGVITADLGRCRSLKFLNLSHNIIYGEVNLTGLENLEVLDLSLNRIQAFIRLTIPENCSNLAVANISNNNFTGEVGNIFEKCINLKFLDLSSNRLEGDIWPGFDRMEEVSLSENHFSGAVSAAIFSENCSLTSLDISENHFFGEFPSQISNCKNLEILTLGGNNFKGLIPKEIGSLPKIQALYLGNNKFSREIPESLVGLANLKFLDLSSNSFGGDIQQIFGRLKQVKYLLLHKNSYVGGFHTSGVLELPNIVRLDLSYNNFSGELPVEISQMASLKYLILAYNSFTGGIPSQYGSLSGLQALDLSYNSLNGSIPSTFGNLKSLLWLMLANNSLSGEIPPQLGNCSSLLWLNLANNQFSGALPTELTAIGNDVAPTFMLNRLESDDVPAGSGECTAMKRWVPADYPPFSFVYVLLTRKKCRDLWDRILKGYGLFSVCSPGSNIRTMQISGYIQLSGNQLSGEIPEEIGNMLNFSMLHFGLNQFSGELPPGLERIPLMVLNVTRNNFSGKIPPEIGNLKCLQNLDLSHNNFSGQFPSSLNNLSDLTKFNISYNRYISGSVPAVGQLATLDKWSFVADPLLRLPPFMTNESTGAPPGRNRGGRKNEPRGIGVFLVVLALVLAASVCGIMTLIVCLLIKSPIDSRGYLLNESKGVEFGSGSSSSSPWGSNTIKVIRLDKTAFTHSDILRATRSFSDERIIGRGGSGTVYRGVLPDGREVAVKKLQSEGVEGEREFRTEMELLSGNGLGWPHPNLVTLYGWCLNSSEKLLVYEYMEGGTLEDRITDRIGLNWRRRLDVAVDVARALVFLHHECYPSIVHRDVKASNVLLDKDGKARVTDFGLARVVDVGDSHVSTMVAGTVGYVAPEYGQTWQATTKGDVYSFGVLVMELATGRRAVDGGEECLVEWAKRVMGDGQRPLPVALLVSGLADGADKMGELLRVGLWCTAETPQARPNMKEVLAMLFRISCTQKDFEHVSDFL from the exons ATGTCAGAAGACGAATCCGATCACCTCCTCCTTCGCGCCGCAGTTGTCgtcttcctcctcctcatcacAG GAGAGCTCGTGATTGGCCAATCATCGCTAGAGACAGACAGAGACATCCTCCTCCAGCTGCAGGCATTTCTCAAGAGAGAAAACCCCATCGCCGAGAATCGAGGCAAATACATTAAATGGAACCCCGACGACGCATCTCCGTGCGCGTGGGAAGGAATCACCTGCGACAACTCCACAAACCGCGTGAATTCAATCGACCTCTCCGACTGCAACGTCGCCGGAGATCTCTTCGATAACTTCTCCGCCCTCACGGAGCTTTCTCACCTAGACCTTTCATCGAATACCATCGGCGGAGTGATAACGGCCGACCTCGGCCGCTGCCGGAGCCTCAAATTCCTCAACTTATCGCACAACATCATCTACGGGGAAGTCAATCTCACCGGTTTAGAAAATCTGGAGGTTCTCGATCTCTCACTCAACAGAATTCAAGCGTTTATCCGTCTCACCATACCGGAAAACTGCTCCAATTTAGCAGTAGCGAACATCTCCAACAACAATTTCACCGGAGAAGTAGGAAACATCTTCGAAAAGTGTATCAATCTGAAGTTTCTCGATCTCAGCTCGAATCGGTTGGAGGGAGACATATGGCCTGGATTCGATCGGATGGAGGAAGTCTCGTTATCGGAGAATCATTTTTCCGGCGCCGTTTCTGCTGCGATTTTCTCCGAAAACTGCAGCTTGACATCGTTGGATATATCTGAGAATCACTTCTTTGGAGAATTTCCATCTCAAATCTCCAATTGTAAAAATTTGGAGATATTGACGCTTGGGGGAAACAATTTCAAGGGGCTAATCCCTAAAGAAATCGGATCATTGCCTAAAATCCAAGCGTTATATTTGGGGAATAACAAGTTTTCAAGAGAGATTCCAGAAAGCTTAGTAGGTTTAGCCAATCTGAAATTCCTTGATTTGAGCAGCAACAGCTTCGGAGGCGACATTCAACAGATTTTCGGCCGATTGAAGCAGGTGAAATATCTTCTCCTCCATAAGAATTCATATGTAGGAGGATTTCACACATCTGGTGTGCTCGAGCTTCCAAACATCGTTAGATTGGATTTAAGCTACAATAATTTCTCCGGCGAATTACCGGTGGAGATTTCTCAGATGGCGAGCTTGAAATACCTAATTCTCGCCTACAACAGCTTCACCGGCGGGATACCTTCCCAATATGGAAGCCTCTCCGGCCTTCAAGCACTCGATCTTTCCTATAATAGCCTCAACGGATCCATACCTTCCACTTTCGGCAACCTCAAATCACTCCTGTGGCTGATGCTCGCTAACAATTCTCTCTCCGGCGAGATTCCGCCGCAGCTGGGAAACTGCAGCAGTTTATTGTGGCTGAATCTCGCAAATAACCAGTTTTCAGGGGCTTTGCCAACTGAATTAACCGCCATCGGAAACGACGTCGCGCCAACCTTCATGCTCAACCGTCTCGAGAGCGATGATGTGCCGGCTGGCTCCGGCGAGTGCACGGCGATGAAGAGGTGGGTTCCGGCGGATTACCCGCCTTTCAGCTTCGTCTACGTCCTTCTCACGAGGAAGAAGTGTAGGGATTTGTGGGACAGGATACTGAAAGGGTACGGCCTGTTTTCGGTCTGCTCCCCGGGATCGAACATTCGGACGATGCAGATTTCCGGCTACATCCAGCTCAGTGGGAACCAGTTATCCGGCGAAATCCCCGAAGAAATTGGGAACATGTTGAATTTCAGTATGTTGCACTTTGGCCTAAACCAGTTCAGCGGCGAGCTGCCACCTGGGCTGGAGAGGATACCGTTGATGGTGCTGAACGTCACGCGAAACAACTTCTCCGGCAAGATACCACCGGAGATAGGCAACCTCAAGTGCTTGCAGAATCTTGATTTGTCACACAACAACTTCTCCGGCCAGTTTCCGAGCAGCTTGAACAATTTAAGTGATCTCACCAAGTTCAACATTTCTTACAATCGATATATATCCGGCTCTGTTCCGGCCGTTGGACAGCTGGCGACATTAGATAAGTGGTCATTCGTCGCGGACCCTCTCCTCCGGCTGCCTCCGTTCATGACCAATGAGTCGACTGGGGCGCCTCCGGGGAGGAACAGGGGAGGAAGGAAGAATGAGCCTAGGGGAATAGGTGTGTTTTTAGTGGTGTTGGCTTTGGTTCTTGCTGCTTCAGTTTGTGGGATAATGACACTCATAGTGTGTCTCCTTATTAAGAGCCCTATTGACTCGAGAGGGTATCTCTTGAATGAGTCTAAGGGAGTCGAGTTCGGGTCAGGCTCGAGCTCGTCTTCGCCATGGGGGTCGAACACGATCAAGGTCATTCGCTTGGACAAAACGGCCTTCACGCATTCGGATATATTGAGGGCTACTAGAAGCTTCTCGGATGAGCGAATCATCGGCAGGGGAGGGTCGGGCACGGTGTACAGAGGTGTGCTGCCCGATGGTAGGGAGGTGGCGGTGAAGAAGCTGCAGTCGGAAGGTGTGGAGGGGGAGAGGGAGTTCAGAACTGAGATGGAGTTGTTGAGTGGTAATGGACTAGGTTGGCCTCATCCGAACCTAGTCACCCTCTACGGTTGGTGCCTCAACAGTTCGGAAAAGCTGCTCGTGTACGAGTACATGGAAGGGGGCACCCTAGAGGATCGCATCACCGACCGGATCGGCCTCAACTGGCGGAGGCGTCTGGATGTCGCGGTGGACGTGGCACGGGCGCTGGTGTTCCTGCACCACGAGTGCTACCCGAGCATCGTGCATAGGGATGTCAAGGCGAGCAATGTGCTGCTTGATAAGGATGGAAAGGCCCGGGTGACTGACTTTGGGCTGGCCCGGGTGGTGGACGTGGGTGACAGCCATGTCAGCACCATGGTGGCAGGGACCGTGGGGTATGTCGCGCCCGAGTACGGGCAGACGTGGCAGGCAACGACGAAAGGCGATGTGTATAGCTTTGGTGTGCTGGTGATGGAGCTGGCCACGGGGAGGCGGGCGGTGGATGGTGGCGAGGAGTGTCTGGTCGAGTGGGCAAAGCGGGTCATGGGGGACGGCCAGAGACCTCTGCCCGTGGCTCTGCTCGTGTCGGGTCTGGCTGATGGAGCTGACAAGATGGGTGAGTTGCTCCGGGTCGGGCTATGGTGCACGGCTGAGACGCCGCAAGCTAGGCCTAACATGAAGGAGGTGTTGGCAATGTTGTTTAGAATTTCTTGCACACAAAAGGATTTTGAACATGTTTCTGattttctttga